A stretch of the Paenibacillus dendritiformis genome encodes the following:
- the plsX gene encoding phosphate acyltransferase PlsX, with protein MRIAIDAMGGDHAPECNVQGVLAAAQAWSDIELLLVGDEARLEPMLASRPANVRIVHAASTIEADDEPVKAVRRKKDASMVVAGRMVREGEADCMISAGNTGALMTTGLLVVGRMPGVERPALSPMIPTMDGRGVLALDLGANMDAKPEHLVQYALMGSIYREKVHGIPKPRVGLLNVGTEAMKGNDLTKQVYPMLEELPIHFVGNVEARDVLEGSCDVLVCDGFVGNVLLKSLEGTAGSLFSVLKQEFTRSWYTKLAAAVLMPGLKRLKKMMDYKEHGGAPLLGLNGLVLKAHGSSDARAIENAVRQARTALQHDLIHTIATEIGGNTSGK; from the coding sequence ATGAGAATCGCCATTGACGCCATGGGCGGAGACCACGCCCCGGAATGCAATGTGCAAGGGGTTCTGGCCGCGGCGCAAGCCTGGTCTGATATCGAGCTGCTGCTGGTGGGGGACGAGGCGAGGCTGGAGCCGATGCTGGCATCCCGCCCCGCGAATGTCCGCATCGTTCATGCGGCGAGCACGATCGAAGCGGATGACGAGCCCGTCAAGGCGGTCAGACGCAAGAAGGACGCTTCGATGGTTGTCGCCGGACGAATGGTGCGGGAAGGGGAAGCGGACTGCATGATCTCGGCCGGGAACACCGGCGCGCTCATGACGACGGGCCTGCTGGTCGTCGGCCGGATGCCCGGCGTCGAGCGGCCGGCGCTGTCGCCGATGATTCCGACGATGGACGGGCGCGGCGTGCTGGCGCTCGATCTGGGGGCGAACATGGATGCGAAGCCGGAGCATCTCGTGCAGTATGCGCTGATGGGCAGCATTTACCGGGAGAAGGTGCACGGCATTCCGAAGCCGCGCGTCGGGCTGCTCAACGTCGGCACGGAAGCGATGAAGGGCAACGATCTGACGAAGCAGGTCTATCCGATGCTGGAAGAGCTGCCAATTCATTTCGTCGGCAATGTAGAGGCGCGCGATGTGCTGGAAGGCAGCTGCGACGTGCTCGTATGCGACGGATTCGTGGGCAATGTGCTTCTCAAGTCGCTGGAAGGCACGGCCGGCTCCTTGTTCAGCGTGCTGAAGCAGGAATTCACCCGTTCCTGGTATACGAAGCTGGCAGCCGCGGTGCTGATGCCGGGCTTGAAGCGTCTGAAGAAAATGATGGATTACAAGGAACACGGCGGGGCCCCGCTGCTCGGGCTGAACGGGCTGGTGCTGAAAGCCCACGGTTCTTCGGACGCGCGGGCGATCGAGAATGCGGTCCGCCAGGCGCGCACGGCGCTGCAGCATGATCTTATCCATACGATTGCAACGGAAATCGGAGGGAATACAAGCGGGAAGTGA
- a CDS encoding nucleotidyltransferase: MKTVGIVVEYNPLHNGHLYHLEQSKLAAGADAAVAVMSGHFLQRGEPALADKWARTEMALAAGVDLVLELPVAYAVQPAEWFAYGAVATLQATGVVDALCFGSESGDLKRLRGAAKALAREPDGFAGRLRAELKAGRSYPAAYAAAAGPVLDGGEADAGSQAESGGTAHWLTQPNNSLGLHYLLAMRRLNSDIKPLTIPRREAGYHDAEAPEGTIASATAVRRLWSGSGDLAAAARYVPESTLRILEREHASGRAPLDWEAFRRELFYRLYLLPPEDLARYLEVTEGLEHRIKQALQTLEEPGVEPLIAKLKTKRYTRTKLMRTLAHILLHHDKFHFGPDALGAGPAYVRVLGFTERGRHLLKRMKRCAELPVVLNMTRDNSRLGGRAGLEADARATAVYANAFRGWEARAAFRDYYEPPRRF, encoded by the coding sequence ATGAAAACGGTCGGAATCGTTGTTGAATATAACCCGCTTCATAACGGGCATCTGTATCATTTGGAGCAATCGAAGCTGGCGGCCGGGGCGGACGCGGCCGTCGCGGTCATGAGCGGGCATTTCCTGCAGCGGGGCGAGCCGGCCCTGGCCGACAAATGGGCCCGCACGGAAATGGCGCTGGCCGCCGGCGTCGATCTCGTGCTGGAGCTGCCGGTCGCGTACGCCGTCCAGCCGGCCGAATGGTTCGCCTACGGCGCGGTAGCGACGCTGCAGGCGACCGGCGTCGTCGACGCGCTGTGCTTCGGCAGCGAGTCCGGCGACCTGAAGCGGCTGCGCGGGGCAGCCAAGGCGCTGGCCCGCGAGCCGGACGGATTCGCCGGACGGCTGCGCGCCGAGCTGAAGGCCGGACGCAGCTATCCGGCCGCCTACGCGGCCGCGGCCGGGCCGGTGCTGGACGGCGGCGAAGCGGACGCCGGCAGCCAAGCGGAATCCGGCGGGACGGCGCATTGGCTGACGCAGCCGAACAATTCGCTCGGGCTGCATTATTTGCTGGCGATGCGGCGGCTGAACAGCGACATAAAGCCGCTGACGATTCCCCGCCGCGAAGCCGGCTACCACGATGCGGAGGCGCCGGAAGGCACGATCGCCAGCGCCACCGCCGTCCGGCGCCTCTGGTCCGGCTCCGGTGATCTGGCTGCGGCGGCCCGCTATGTGCCGGAGAGCACGCTTCGCATCCTGGAGCGCGAGCACGCTTCCGGCAGGGCTCCGCTGGATTGGGAAGCGTTCCGCCGCGAGCTGTTCTACCGCCTCTACCTCCTCCCGCCGGAGGATCTGGCGCGGTATCTGGAGGTGACCGAGGGGCTGGAGCACCGCATCAAGCAAGCCCTGCAGACGCTGGAGGAGCCCGGGGTCGAGCCGCTGATCGCCAAGCTGAAGACCAAGCGCTATACCCGGACCAAATTGATGCGGACCTTGGCCCATATCTTGCTGCATCACGATAAATTCCATTTCGGGCCGGACGCCCTCGGAGCGGGTCCCGCGTACGTGCGGGTGCTCGGCTTTACCGAGCGCGGACGCCATCTGTTGAAGCGGATGAAGCGCTGCGCGGAGCTTCCCGTCGTCCTCAACATGACGCGCGACAACAGCCGTTTGGGCGGCCGCGCCGGCCTGGAAGCGGACGCCCGCGCCACCGCCGTCTATGCCAACGCGTTCCGCGGCTGGGAAGCGAGAGCCGCCTTTCGTGACTATTATGAGCCGCCCCGCCGGTTCTAA
- a CDS encoding YceD family protein, whose translation MNIHFRDIAVKGQDTRIQSAFSANGVVRDRKDISIPDPVTVDLTARAEGEGQIGVHGQLTARLELVCSRCLTSFTETYVIPFDEQFKLTDSTDLSPEEEEDDVIAVTEDLIDLQPYVEVALLLALPFAPLCGEACKGLCPTCGTNRNEQSCGCSNERIDPRLAGLQDFFKK comes from the coding sequence ATGAACATTCATTTTCGGGACATTGCCGTAAAAGGACAGGATACACGCATTCAATCGGCATTTTCCGCTAACGGTGTGGTTCGGGATCGCAAAGATATTTCCATCCCCGACCCGGTGACCGTGGATTTGACGGCCCGGGCGGAAGGCGAAGGGCAGATTGGCGTACATGGCCAGCTGACCGCGCGGTTGGAATTGGTATGTTCGCGTTGTTTGACGTCGTTTACCGAGACATACGTCATTCCGTTCGATGAGCAATTCAAGCTGACAGACTCTACTGATCTTTCCCCGGAGGAAGAGGAGGACGACGTCATTGCGGTGACGGAAGACCTTATCGACCTGCAGCCTTATGTCGAAGTAGCGCTTCTGCTGGCCTTGCCGTTCGCGCCGCTGTGCGGCGAAGCGTGCAAGGGATTGTGCCCGACCTGCGGCACGAACCGCAACGAGCAGTCCTGCGGCTGTTCGAACGAGCGCATTGACCCGAGACTGGCGGGGTTACAAGATTTCTTCAAGAAATAA
- the rpmF gene encoding 50S ribosomal protein L32 produces MAVPQRRTSKTRRDKRRTHFKLSVPGMVKCAQCGELKLAHHVCKVCGTYKAREIIKQ; encoded by the coding sequence ATGGCAGTACCTCAAAGAAGAACGTCGAAGACTCGTCGTGACAAGCGCCGTACGCACTTTAAATTGTCTGTGCCTGGCATGGTGAAGTGCGCACAATGCGGAGAGTTGAAATTGGCTCACCATGTATGCAAAGTGTGCGGAACATACAAAGCAAGAGAGATCATCAAACAATAA
- a CDS encoding PDZ domain-containing protein: MEKEFRSYGRQPNSPRLRTWKWIFAAIVLFYVVVYMPTPYVIYTPGSAEEVKPFINVEGGDETEEGMFLLTTVRRTYANLALIAWRAFDPNAEFGKKEDALQGRTEQEYINEQLFNMSNSQMAAILAAYNQVGIPYEIESEGIYVLFNNKQLADNEFITNDRIMEVEGQKVNGFDDLQASLKGRAAGDTIRAVVEREGKLVEVKAKLVELPDQTGSGKKRIGFGLAYGEKKKVVPTDNKHNVTFHESDIGGPSAGLMFTLELINRLTPGDLTKGYRIAGTGTIDPSGKVGPIGGVKHKVVAADREGAVLFLVPSGNYEEAKAKMDKMNTKMKLVKVETLQDALDAVKRFQPAS, translated from the coding sequence ATGGAAAAGGAGTTCAGATCGTACGGGCGGCAGCCGAATTCTCCCCGCTTGCGAACTTGGAAGTGGATCTTCGCGGCCATCGTGTTGTTCTATGTGGTTGTATATATGCCGACGCCGTATGTCATTTATACGCCAGGCAGCGCAGAGGAAGTAAAGCCGTTCATCAATGTGGAGGGCGGAGACGAGACGGAGGAAGGCATGTTCCTTCTGACCACGGTGAGAAGAACCTATGCCAATCTGGCGCTGATCGCGTGGCGGGCCTTCGATCCGAATGCCGAATTCGGCAAGAAGGAAGATGCGCTGCAAGGGCGAACCGAGCAGGAATATATCAATGAACAGCTATTCAATATGAGCAACTCGCAGATGGCCGCGATATTGGCCGCCTACAATCAGGTAGGCATTCCGTACGAGATCGAGTCCGAAGGCATTTATGTTCTATTTAACAATAAGCAGCTGGCGGATAATGAATTCATCACGAACGACCGGATTATGGAAGTGGAAGGGCAGAAGGTGAACGGCTTTGACGATCTGCAGGCTTCCTTAAAAGGGCGGGCCGCCGGGGACACGATTCGGGCGGTCGTCGAGCGGGAAGGCAAGCTTGTGGAGGTTAAGGCGAAGCTTGTCGAGCTGCCCGATCAGACCGGCAGCGGCAAGAAGCGGATTGGGTTCGGTCTGGCTTATGGGGAGAAAAAGAAGGTCGTGCCCACGGATAACAAACATAACGTCACCTTCCACGAATCCGACATCGGCGGGCCTTCGGCGGGCTTAATGTTCACGCTGGAGCTTATCAACCGCCTGACGCCGGGGGATCTGACGAAGGGCTACCGGATCGCGGGCACCGGCACGATTGATCCGTCCGGGAAGGTGGGCCCGATCGGAGGCGTGAAGCACAAGGTCGTGGCCGCAGACCGCGAAGGGGCGGTCTTGTTCCTGGTCCCTTCCGGCAACTACGAGGAAGCGAAGGCGAAGATGGACAAGATGAACACGAAGATGAAGCTGGTGAAGGTCGAGACGCTGCAGGATGCGTTGGATGCCGTGAAGCGGTTCCAGCCGGCTTCGTAG
- the fapR gene encoding transcription factor FapR produces the protein MPKRQRQQQLAKIIEENPFVTDQELTRMLKVSIQTIRLDRMELAIPELRERLKMMAEQTYDQVRSLPLHEVVGDIVDLQLDQSGISYFEIREEHVFSRTHIARGHHLFAQANSLAVAVINDEIALTATADIRFIRPVRLGEKCIAKAYVRSGSGARSKAKVEVFSYVGEELVFQGNFIIFRSGAMNGTEGGDEHENRH, from the coding sequence TTGCCGAAGCGACAGCGCCAACAACAGCTGGCGAAAATCATAGAGGAAAATCCGTTTGTAACCGATCAGGAACTGACCCGCATGCTGAAGGTCAGTATCCAGACCATTCGCCTCGACCGGATGGAGCTGGCCATCCCTGAACTCAGGGAGCGTCTGAAGATGATGGCGGAGCAGACCTACGATCAGGTGCGGTCGCTGCCGCTGCATGAAGTGGTCGGAGATATTGTCGATCTGCAGCTGGATCAAAGCGGCATCTCGTATTTCGAGATCCGCGAGGAGCATGTCTTCTCGCGTACGCATATCGCGCGGGGACATCATTTGTTCGCGCAGGCGAACTCGCTCGCCGTGGCCGTCATCAACGATGAGATCGCGCTGACGGCCACGGCGGACATCCGCTTCATCCGGCCGGTCCGCCTCGGGGAGAAATGCATCGCCAAGGCGTATGTCCGATCCGGCTCGGGGGCTCGGAGCAAGGCGAAGGTGGAAGTATTCAGCTATGTGGGCGAGGAACTGGTGTTCCAGGGAAACTTTATCATATTCCGTTCAGGCGCGATGAACGGCACCGAAGGAGGAGACGAGCATGAGAATCGCCATTGA
- the rsmD gene encoding 16S rRNA (guanine(966)-N(2))-methyltransferase RsmD — protein MRVISGTAKGRTLKPVPGMGTRPTTDKVKEALFSMIGPYFEGGRALDLFAGTGGLGIEALSRGAEWAVFIDKDAKAIEVVRGNLAATGLAGKAEVYRNDARRALKALAKRNLSFHYVFLDPPYRLKDADELLMEMWDNGLLSEDAIIVVEHDASHSYSGRIGPLSLWKKADYGDIAVSIYLAEAEASAD, from the coding sequence CTGAGAGTCATATCGGGAACGGCCAAAGGCCGCACGCTGAAGCCTGTGCCCGGCATGGGGACAAGGCCGACGACGGATAAAGTGAAGGAAGCGCTGTTCAGCATGATCGGCCCTTATTTCGAAGGGGGCCGCGCGCTCGATCTGTTCGCCGGAACGGGCGGCTTGGGGATTGAAGCCTTGAGCCGGGGAGCGGAATGGGCGGTCTTCATCGATAAGGATGCGAAAGCGATCGAGGTGGTACGCGGCAATCTGGCGGCCACGGGGTTGGCCGGCAAGGCCGAAGTGTACCGGAACGATGCGAGACGGGCGCTCAAGGCGCTGGCCAAGCGGAATCTTTCCTTTCATTATGTGTTTCTTGATCCGCCGTACCGATTGAAGGATGCGGACGAATTGCTGATGGAGATGTGGGATAACGGCTTGCTGAGCGAGGACGCCATCATTGTCGTCGAACATGACGCATCCCATTCGTATTCCGGGCGAATTGGTCCGCTCTCGCTATGGAAGAAGGCGGATTATGGGGATATCGCGGTCTCGATCTACCTTGCGGAAGCGGAGGCTTCCGCAGACTGA
- a CDS encoding nucleoside recognition domain-containing protein, which yields MFSSRTSPASQRLSTLIMGGSAVLLVLCIIAYPDKSFQASLQGLKVWWTIIFPALLPFLILSEMLKAYGWVHGIGVLLDPFMRTLFRLPGIGGWAWSVGWTAGYPAGAEAVVRLRKDNELSRLEAERLLGLTHAASPIFMIAVVGVGFLQQAELGLVLAAVHWISSLLMMLILRWAAAFHPASAPVPVRRTASAAPQPLWKRMLQAMEQAHRRDGRAFGRLLGDAVTSSVQTLMMIGGYIMMFSVIVQVLRLAVPQEFGAYLLNGLFEVNLGAYSLGSASFRSPLVQTALIGAVIAWSGISAHLQVHSLTRGTDLRYSRFLLMRLLHAGSAFLLTFVLWHPLHRLLRLAPPEQAAFRLLDAGNGLAQEPPSWIQSIAGLASAPGWLQSLTLVPVLCILLLIGMAISLLIGRWARI from the coding sequence ATGTTCTCGTCTCGCACATCGCCCGCTTCCCAGCGGCTGTCCACGCTCATCATGGGGGGCTCTGCGGTACTGTTGGTGCTGTGCATCATCGCTTATCCGGACAAATCATTTCAAGCCTCTTTGCAGGGGCTTAAGGTATGGTGGACCATTATATTCCCTGCCCTGCTGCCGTTCCTCATTCTGTCCGAAATGTTGAAGGCCTACGGCTGGGTCCATGGCATCGGCGTACTGCTGGATCCGTTCATGCGGACGCTGTTCCGCCTGCCCGGAATCGGCGGCTGGGCCTGGTCCGTCGGTTGGACGGCCGGGTATCCCGCCGGAGCCGAAGCCGTCGTCCGCCTGCGGAAAGACAATGAATTGTCCCGCCTCGAAGCGGAGCGGCTGCTCGGCCTGACCCATGCGGCCAGCCCGATTTTTATGATCGCCGTCGTCGGGGTCGGCTTCCTGCAGCAGGCCGAATTGGGGCTGGTTCTCGCTGCCGTCCATTGGATTTCTTCCCTTTTGATGATGCTTATTCTACGTTGGGCGGCAGCTTTTCATCCGGCTTCCGCTCCCGTTCCGGTGCGCAGAACCGCGTCCGCCGCCCCGCAGCCGCTCTGGAAACGGATGCTGCAGGCGATGGAGCAGGCCCATCGCCGGGACGGACGCGCGTTCGGCCGGCTGCTCGGCGATGCCGTCACTTCATCCGTCCAGACGCTCATGATGATCGGCGGCTACATCATGATGTTCTCGGTCATTGTCCAGGTGCTGCGGCTTGCTGTCCCGCAGGAATTCGGCGCTTATCTGCTGAACGGCCTGTTCGAGGTGAATCTTGGCGCATATTCGCTTGGCTCGGCCTCCTTCCGCTCCCCGCTGGTCCAGACCGCCCTGATCGGAGCCGTCATTGCATGGAGCGGAATCAGCGCGCATCTGCAGGTCCATAGCTTGACCCGTGGAACCGATTTGCGGTATAGCCGCTTTTTGCTGATGCGGCTTCTCCATGCCGGGTCTGCCTTCCTGCTCACCTTCGTCCTGTGGCACCCGCTCCACCGCCTTTTGCGGCTTGCGCCGCCGGAGCAGGCCGCGTTCCGCCTGCTGGACGCGGGCAACGGACTCGCTCAGGAGCCGCCCTCCTGGATTCAGTCCATTGCCGGGCTCGCTTCGGCGCCGGGATGGCTGCAATCGTTGACGCTTGTCCCGGTTCTATGTATCCTCCTGCTCATCGGCATGGCGATTTCGCTCTTGATTGGACGGTGGGCGCGCATTTGA
- a CDS encoding hydrogenase maturation factor, whose translation MEQFTINLNQIGGAYQQGDWEHIDAIYNRARARITQGSPVVLYRDTANGSSITVRVYEQLSELEEWIQHMEEEYGLTEPYLL comes from the coding sequence ATGGAGCAATTCACGATCAATCTCAACCAAATTGGTGGCGCTTATCAGCAGGGAGATTGGGAGCACATCGACGCCATATACAATCGGGCTCGAGCGCGAATAACCCAAGGCAGCCCTGTCGTCCTCTATCGCGATACGGCGAACGGTTCATCCATTACCGTCCGTGTCTATGAGCAATTAAGCGAGCTGGAGGAATGGATTCAACATATGGAAGAAGAGTACGGTCTGACAGAGCCTTATCTGTTGTAA
- a CDS encoding L,D-transpeptidase, which translates to MPSYRIIVDLSARMLYLLDGDRVVRGYPVGIGKMVTRTPTGEFTIINKQANPGGPYGALWMGLSKPHYGIHGTDDPSSIGREVSHGCIRMHNADVLQLSSYVPVNTRVTIRP; encoded by the coding sequence GTGCCGTCCTACCGCATCATCGTCGATTTATCGGCTCGCATGCTGTACTTGCTGGACGGAGACCGTGTCGTCCGCGGCTACCCCGTCGGCATCGGCAAGATGGTGACCCGGACCCCAACGGGAGAATTTACGATTATCAATAAGCAGGCTAACCCCGGCGGCCCTTACGGCGCCTTATGGATGGGCCTCTCCAAGCCTCATTACGGCATCCACGGAACCGACGATCCGTCTTCCATCGGCAGGGAAGTATCCCACGGATGCATTCGGATGCATAATGCCGATGTCCTGCAGTTGTCTTCCTATGTTCCCGTCAATACCCGCGTCACGATACGGCCGTGA
- a CDS encoding sporulation protein YjcZ, whose product MSGVGGVGGLWTSTGVILVLFILLVIVSRAFIY is encoded by the coding sequence ATGAGCGGAGTAGGTGGAGTTGGGGGTCTCTGGACTTCTACAGGCGTAATCTTGGTTCTCTTTATTTTGCTCGTTATCGTTTCCCGCGCGTTTATCTACTAA
- the coaD gene encoding pantetheine-phosphate adenylyltransferase: MTTHYEHGCRPRTAVYPGSFDPVTLGHLDIIQRAAKQFDKLIVAVLNNSSKKPLFTIEERLELLRTVTKPWPNVEVDSFSDLTVNYMDAKKGDVIVRGVRSVTDFEYELQLASTNQKLNPRVETIFMMTNPKYSYLSSSIVKEIAHYGGDISELVAPEVEAALRVKYKR, encoded by the coding sequence ATGACAACGCATTACGAGCATGGCTGCCGGCCACGGACTGCCGTATATCCAGGCAGCTTCGATCCGGTGACCCTCGGGCACCTGGATATTATCCAGCGGGCGGCGAAGCAATTCGACAAGCTGATTGTCGCCGTGTTGAACAATTCAAGCAAGAAGCCGCTCTTCACTATTGAAGAACGGCTTGAACTGCTGCGAACGGTGACGAAGCCGTGGCCCAATGTGGAGGTGGACAGCTTCAGCGATCTGACCGTAAATTATATGGACGCGAAAAAAGGCGATGTCATTGTCCGCGGCGTTCGCTCCGTCACGGATTTCGAGTACGAGCTGCAGCTGGCCTCGACGAACCAGAAGCTCAACCCCCGGGTAGAGACGATTTTCATGATGACGAATCCGAAGTACTCGTATCTCAGCTCCAGTATCGTTAAAGAAATCGCGCATTATGGCGGCGACATCAGCGAACTGGTCGCCCCGGAGGTCGAGGCGGCGCTGCGGGTTAAATATAAGCGCTGA
- the sleB gene encoding spore cortex-lytic enzyme: MKKLILPFLAVILCLSSLIPAASAAPTLQQGSYSGDVWDLQFRLQILDYYRQPIDGIFGSNTAQAVRRFQQDYGLKVDGIAGPNTWQALKRVSVNADELKMLARTVYSEARGEPYTGQVAVAAVVMNRLQSPQFPNTIAGVIFQPLAFTAVDDGQYWLDPDSTAYAAAWEAVRGWDPTNGALYYFNPATATSKWIWSRQQTGKIGNHIFAI, from the coding sequence ATGAAGAAACTTATTTTACCTTTTTTGGCGGTTATCCTTTGTCTGTCGTCCCTCATTCCTGCAGCTTCGGCCGCGCCTACACTCCAGCAAGGAAGCTACAGCGGGGATGTGTGGGACTTGCAATTTCGTCTGCAAATACTGGATTACTACCGTCAACCTATAGACGGAATATTTGGTTCTAATACAGCGCAGGCCGTGCGTCGCTTTCAACAGGATTACGGCTTGAAGGTTGACGGCATCGCCGGCCCGAACACATGGCAAGCGTTGAAGCGGGTATCGGTCAATGCCGACGAATTGAAGATGCTCGCTCGCACAGTCTATAGCGAGGCCCGCGGCGAGCCGTACACCGGACAAGTCGCGGTGGCGGCTGTCGTGATGAACCGTCTGCAATCGCCTCAGTTTCCGAATACGATTGCCGGCGTCATTTTCCAGCCGCTAGCGTTCACGGCCGTGGATGACGGCCAATATTGGCTGGATCCGGACAGCACGGCTTATGCTGCCGCTTGGGAAGCGGTGCGGGGATGGGACCCGACGAACGGGGCGCTTTATTATTTCAATCCGGCCACCGCGACGTCCAAGTGGATCTGGTCGCGCCAGCAGACCGGCAAAATCGGCAATCATATTTTTGCAATCTAA
- a CDS encoding DUF2905 domain-containing protein has translation MPSMPKLLIGAGIILIVIGLLWAGLGRWIPFGRLPGDIVVKKGGFAFYFPIVTCIIISIVGSLLLALFRK, from the coding sequence ATGCCTTCCATGCCGAAGCTGCTGATTGGGGCAGGGATTATCCTTATCGTCATCGGATTATTATGGGCCGGGTTGGGCCGCTGGATTCCGTTTGGCCGCCTGCCGGGCGATATCGTGGTCAAAAAGGGCGGATTTGCTTTTTATTTTCCCATCGTCACCTGCATCATTATCAGTATCGTCGGATCGCTGCTGCTGGCGCTTTTTCGCAAATAA
- a CDS encoding flavocytochrome c: MPKTTKIGLILTLSILLIMTGCGNKSTKPDTNAGKNNTAQEEKDKGKKDATSGASMAKYTPFEELKDSYDVVIVGAGGAGMSAALEAKAAGMNPVILEKMPVAGGNTSKASSGMNASETKFQKEQGISDRNDLFYEETLKGGHNTNNKEMLRFFVDHSADAIDWLDSNGITLNNLTITGGMSEKRTHRPKDGSAVGQYLVTGLLKKVQEQGIPIFVNANVKEITKRDGKANGVKVLFTQHGEKTIAAKSVVITAGGFGANMDIIAQVRPDLEGYVTTNQAGSTGDGINMIEKMGGTTVDMDQIQVHPTVQQENSYLIGEAVRGEGAILISSKGKRFINEMAARDSVTAAINKMPEKNAFLIFDAGVKSRAKAVEQYEKMGFVKAKDTIKALAADIGVPADQLQKTLDSWNSAVKNKKDAEFGRKTGMDHELSAAPYYAIRIGPGIHYTMGGVKINTNTEVLDKNGKPIPGLFAAGEVTGGLHGENRIGGNSIAEIIIFGRQAGIKSSEYAKTSK, encoded by the coding sequence ATGCCAAAAACGACAAAAATAGGTCTGATTCTCACCCTCTCCATCCTGCTCATTATGACAGGGTGCGGAAACAAAAGCACGAAACCGGATACGAATGCAGGCAAGAACAATACGGCACAAGAAGAAAAGGATAAAGGAAAAAAAGATGCTACGTCGGGTGCATCCATGGCGAAATATACTCCGTTCGAGGAGCTAAAAGACAGCTATGATGTCGTGATCGTCGGGGCGGGCGGCGCAGGCATGAGTGCCGCGCTTGAAGCCAAAGCGGCAGGCATGAATCCGGTCATTCTCGAGAAAATGCCGGTTGCAGGCGGCAATACAAGCAAAGCGTCTTCGGGCATGAACGCCTCGGAAACGAAATTTCAAAAAGAGCAAGGCATTTCCGATCGTAATGATCTCTTTTACGAAGAAACATTAAAAGGCGGACATAACACCAATAACAAGGAGATGCTTCGCTTTTTCGTCGATCATTCAGCGGATGCCATCGATTGGCTCGATTCTAACGGCATTACCTTGAACAATCTCACGATCACGGGCGGCATGAGCGAAAAGCGGACCCATCGTCCCAAGGACGGTTCGGCTGTGGGGCAATACCTCGTGACCGGCTTGCTGAAAAAGGTACAAGAACAGGGCATTCCGATCTTTGTCAATGCCAATGTCAAAGAAATTACGAAACGTGACGGAAAGGCGAATGGGGTTAAAGTTCTCTTCACCCAGCATGGCGAAAAAACGATCGCAGCGAAATCCGTCGTCATTACGGCTGGCGGATTTGGCGCCAACATGGACATTATCGCCCAGGTTCGGCCGGATCTGGAGGGCTATGTGACGACGAATCAGGCAGGAAGCACCGGAGACGGCATTAACATGATCGAAAAAATGGGAGGAACCACGGTCGATATGGATCAAATTCAGGTTCATCCGACCGTGCAGCAGGAAAATTCCTACCTCATCGGTGAGGCGGTGCGCGGAGAGGGCGCCATTCTCATAAGCAGCAAAGGCAAACGGTTCATCAACGAAATGGCTGCCCGTGACAGCGTGACCGCGGCCATTAATAAAATGCCGGAGAAAAACGCGTTTCTTATTTTCGATGCCGGCGTTAAATCGCGCGCCAAAGCAGTTGAACAATATGAAAAAATGGGCTTTGTGAAGGCGAAGGACACGATCAAGGCGTTGGCTGCAGACATCGGCGTACCGGCGGATCAATTGCAAAAGACGCTCGACTCCTGGAACAGTGCGGTGAAAAATAAGAAAGATGCCGAATTCGGCCGAAAGACGGGAATGGACCACGAACTGTCCGCTGCGCCGTACTATGCGATCAGAATCGGGCCGGGCATTCACTACACAATGGGCGGCGTGAAAATCAACACGAACACGGAAGTGTTGGACAAAAACGGAAAACCAATCCCCGGTCTATTCGCCGCGGGCGAAGTTACCGGAGGACTGCACGGCGAGAACCGCATCGGCGGAAATTCCATCGCGGAAATTATCATTTTCGGCCGTCAAGCCGGTATCAAATCATCGGAATACGCCAAAACGTCCAAATAA
- a CDS encoding sporulation protein YjcZ, which translates to MSDGVKERGYGFGGLWTSTGVILVLFILLVIVSRGFMY; encoded by the coding sequence ATGAGCGATGGAGTTAAGGAGCGCGGTTATGGCTTTGGGGGACTCTGGACATCGACAGGCGTGATCCTGGTTCTCTTTATTTTGTTGGTTATCGTATCCCGTGGGTTTATGTACTAA